The Candidatus Zixiibacteriota bacterium genome segment AGATCCCGGGCCGGGGCGATGCGCTCGACGAGGCCGGCCAGCTGCGATGTTGTCTGCACCATCCGCATCCGTCTCTCCCTGACTATGGCCTGCGCCACCCGCTTGGCCCGGCGCTCCTCGCCGTACCCGTGCAGCAGATCGACCAGCTCCTTTTCTCCCAGCGAATTCACCAGATCCGCAGCCGTAGGACCGCCCGACTCCGGATCAAAACGCATATCCAGCGGACCGTCATGGCGAAACGTGAAACCGCGCCGGGGATCGTCCAACTGCAGGCTCGAAAGACCGAGATCCATCAGCATGCCGTCGTAAGTCCGGTCGCCGAACGCGGCCGTCACCGTTTCGAATTCTCCGTAAGCCCCTCTGGCGATCGTCACCGTCTGCGGCGCTCCCGCAAGCTGGGCGGCCGCGGCCGCCGCCGCCGCCGGGTCCCGGTCGATGCCGTACAGCCGGGCCGTTCCGTCCAGATAGTCACTCAGTGCTTTCAGGTGGCCCCCGGCGCCAACCGTGAGATCCAGGTACGCGCCGTCCCGCCGCGCCGCCCAGAGCCGCACTGCCGCGTCCCGGAGCACCGGGACATGGATGGGCTCAGGTCCGGTCATCGCCGCTCGGGCGAGGGAACAGCCGCTCCGCTACATCCTCGTAGGTGGCCTCGTACCCCCGGAGGTAATCCTCGTAGCGTTCCGGATTCCACACCTCAATCCATTTGTTGACACCGATCAGCAGCAGCTCCTTCTTGAGATCGGCCTCGGCGATTAAATGCGTCGGGACGAGAATGCGGCCGCTGCGATCGGGAGTCACCCACGCCGCCATCGAGAAAAAGCGGCGGCCGAAGTAACGAAAATCTCTTTGGGTAAAACTCAGTGAGGAAAGACGCTTCTCGATATCGTTCCATTCGGGTTCGGTGTACAGACTCAAACACCCCTCGAGCCCTTTCGTCAGAATCAGCGCGCCGTCCAACTGCGGCTTGCCGCCTGCACCCAGGATGCTCCGGAGTTTGGCCGGCAGCGCGAAGCGACCCTTCTCATCGAGAGTCGTGTTATACCGGCCGACGAACCCGTTCACAAGGCGTTTCCTCCACTTTTCTCCACTTCGACCCAAGAACGCCCACAAATATCACATTTTATTGCCTCAAGTCAAGACTTTTTGTGCCCCCCGCCGGAGAAAAAACATCGCGGTAAGTTCCATCACGGCAATTGATAACGCCGAATGAAAATTGATGATGAAGGAACCATAAGACCTGACGGTTCCTGCCACCCTATTCACTTGTGTGGATAACTATGTGGATAACTCTGCGCGCCCCCCCATTTAGCCCAGCATCGAACCTGACCGGTCGATCCGATCCCTTACCGGTAGCTCTGTGGTTTCTGACGGTCCAGCAGTGCTGCGAACTTCTCCGTCATTCGCCGCGAGGAGTAAGGTTCGGCATAGGCCGGTCGAAGAGTCACAGGTGTCTTCCCCTCCCCGTGCGCCTGCACCAGATCGGCCAGGTACTTCACCGCTGGCGAATCATCGCTGCCGAAAAAGCAGACCCCGCTGCCGGTGTGCGCCAGCAGGCGCGCCAGTTCCGAGTCTTCCGGCGCCCAAGCGAGAATCGGCCGCCCCGAAGCCAGCATCGTGTAGACGCGGCCGGTCGACAGCCCCCGCTCCTCCGCCGAGGCCACCCCGAGGTACATAAGCGACGCCTCGGAGAGGATCGCGATCGTCTCCCGTCGGGGTTGCCAGCCGTAGCGATCGAAAATCTCCTGCACGCCGCAGGCATCGATCTGGCGCTCGAGCCACTGCCCGTCGACCTCTCCGACCTGCCGCACTCTCACGCGGGGAAACACCTCCGGCCGCTCCCTCCGGAGGCGGGCCAGCAGCCGCAGGAGCGGGGCCACCGGCGTGATCTCGTTGAGTGCGCCGAGGACGCCGATGACGAACGGGCTTCCGGCCGGCAGAGTCCACCCCGCCGCCAACGCTTCATCGTAGCAGTTGGAGATCACGGTCCCGGCCCCGACATACTCCCTCACCGTCTCGTTCACCGCCGTGACTTCGCTTGCTTCATCGCGAATTGCCGCCAGGAGCCGCTGCGCCCGCCGCCGGCGGCGCGGCCGGTTCGCGTACAACTGCTCCGGCCGGTGGATCGTCCAATAATCGCGGAAATCGGCGATCCATGGCCGCTTGAACTCCCGGCTGAGCGTGCGCGCAACCAGGTGTGCCGAGACCGGCGGCGAGGTCGAGATGATCGCGTCATAGTCCCGGTTCGCCAGCAGTGTCCGTCCCAGCGCCGTCGCCCGTCGGACCCACCCGATCTTGGGGTCGGGGAAATACCAGTCGGCCAGCGCCCGTCCCTTGCGGATCACCCGGTCGGCGACCGTTCGTATCCCCATCAGGCGCATGAGCCGCTGGGGATCGGACGATCCCGCCCGGTAAATGTGCCGGCCGGGCAGCCCGTCCAGCAATTCCGGTTCGAACGCCCGGTACGCCACCGGCTTGACCGAGAGCACGTGGCACTCCCAGCCGAACTCCGGCAGATGTTTGAACAGGGCCAGCGGCCGCGCCACGCCGGCGCCGCTCAGCGGCGGGAAATAGTAGCACACCAGCAGCGCCCGCCGCATCAGTGCCCCGCTTTCCCGCACAGAGCGCGCATCACCGCCAGCTGTGCCGCGATGTTGTCCTCGAATATCGCTTCCCGTTCCACCTGCTCCCGGTTGCGCCTCCGCAGGCCGTCGAGCGCGCACTCCGCGCCGCCGGCCTCCCCGGTCGCCAAGCGCGCGAGAATCGTCCGGAGGCTCTCCGCATCCCCCGGCCGAAAGGCAAACCCGCTTTCGGGCGTCAGCCACTCCCGCACGCCCGGGATATCGGCCGCGACCGGCGCCAGACCGAGCGCCATCGCCTCGATCAGCGTCGCCGGCGAGGAATCGGATCGCGCCGCCGACACATACACATCATGGGCCGCCATGAGGGCGAGAAACCCGTCGCGGTTCCTCTTCTCGTAGCAGCAGACGGCGCCGCGAGGATCGGCTTCCGTTCCCGTGCCGTCCCGCGCCGCGCCCGCCTCCAGAGAAACGACGCGCAACCCCATCCCCTCCGCGCGCCGCCGAAACCGCTCGTACCTCGACCCGAACGCCGGAAACGTCACCGTCGCCTCCCCCCGAATGATCATTTCCCGCAGCGCTTCGAGGACAAACTCGTTATCGTAGACGGTTTCATGCATGCGGGGGACGATGATGCGGAGCGGCCGCCCTATCGACCCGACGCGCAGGCGCCGCTGCAGGTGCCGCCGCTCGATCCCCCACGGGTGAACCGTGACGTTGGTCACTCCGGCCAGCCGCCCCGCCTCTTCCGCAAGGTAGCGGGAGTCGGCGAAAATGTGGTCTGCGGCGCGCAGCCCCCGCACCACCTTGCGCAGGTGCAGCCGCGATCTGTGCGGCACGACCAGGACATCGGACCCCCAGACGTGGAGCGTCGCGGGGG includes the following:
- the mraZ gene encoding division/cell wall cluster transcriptional repressor MraZ; amino-acid sequence: MNGFVGRYNTTLDEKGRFALPAKLRSILGAGGKPQLDGALILTKGLEGCLSLYTEPEWNDIEKRLSSLSFTQRDFRYFGRRFFSMAAWVTPDRSGRILVPTHLIAEADLKKELLLIGVNKWIEVWNPERYEDYLRGYEATYEDVAERLFPRPSGDDRT
- the rsmH gene encoding 16S rRNA (cytosine(1402)-N(4))-methyltransferase RsmH; the encoded protein is MTGPEPIHVPVLRDAAVRLWAARRDGAYLDLTVGAGGHLKALSDYLDGTARLYGIDRDPAAAAAAAAQLAGAPQTVTIARGAYGEFETVTAAFGDRTYDGMLMDLGLSSLQLDDPRRGFTFRHDGPLDMRFDPESGGPTAADLVNSLGEKELVDLLHGYGEERRAKRVAQAIVRERRMRMVQTTSQLAGLVERIAPARDLHKTLARVFQAFRIAVNGELEQLAATMPRLLPRLRAGGRLVVISYHSLEDRLVKRFFQAEAKGCVCPPEAPLCACGRAPRLRILTRRAVVPDETEAAANPRARSAKLRAAERVGA
- a CDS encoding glycosyltransferase, whose amino-acid sequence is MAVTGAHLRVLVLADARSVHTQRFAAELRRQGCAVLVASLEGSPVDPALGGAEEDPKRTAAPEAAGAPGEPEEGCGASVRLRRRFPIRTVAYAWAAREVERLIERWRPEAISAHYAAGYGYLLSRVRRRPPATLHVWGSDVLVVPHRSRLHLRKVVRGLRAADHIFADSRYLAEEAGRLAGVTNVTVHPWGIERRHLQRRLRVGSIGRPLRIIVPRMHETVYDNEFVLEALREMIIRGEATVTFPAFGSRYERFRRRAEGMGLRVVSLEAGAARDGTGTEADPRGAVCCYEKRNRDGFLALMAAHDVYVSAARSDSSPATLIEAMALGLAPVAADIPGVREWLTPESGFAFRPGDAESLRTILARLATGEAGGAECALDGLRRRNREQVEREAIFEDNIAAQLAVMRALCGKAGH